A genome region from Desulfurispora thermophila DSM 16022 includes the following:
- a CDS encoding peptidylprolyl isomerase, with product MPKKYPRLLAALLGLALLVLAGCSNNTVATVNGTPITATQLDEKVEQMKKQYAQMGLSFDGEQAKPLLDMLRRQTLQQLIDRELLLQKAKEWKISPTDKEVDEALKKFRQQFKDDAEFKKYLAANGFSEPKLRDAVRESLVMDKMQQKVLADLKQPSEAEAQSYYNAHKEQYQVPAQYQVRHILITAGGSDGGTAQDRAKAKATALQLIAQLKNGADFAELAKKYSQDPGSASNGGLYTFKKGDAVPEFEKAALALKPGEITTQPVQTEYGYHIIKKEKDIAGKQMTFAEVKDEIIQQLHSEAAQKKLDEFMQELRKAAKIENKLPEAGEQQQSGGSEQKKK from the coding sequence TTGCCGAAAAAATACCCGCGTCTCTTAGCCGCGTTGCTGGGCCTGGCCCTGCTGGTGCTGGCCGGTTGCAGCAACAATACCGTGGCCACCGTCAACGGCACGCCCATCACGGCCACTCAGCTGGACGAAAAAGTGGAACAAATGAAAAAGCAGTACGCCCAGATGGGCCTTTCCTTTGACGGCGAGCAGGCCAAGCCCCTGCTGGACATGTTGCGCCGCCAGACCCTGCAACAGCTTATCGACCGGGAACTGCTGCTGCAAAAGGCCAAAGAGTGGAAGATAAGCCCCACCGATAAAGAAGTGGACGAGGCACTGAAAAAATTCCGCCAGCAGTTCAAGGACGATGCCGAGTTTAAGAAATACCTGGCCGCCAACGGCTTTTCCGAGCCCAAACTGCGCGATGCCGTGCGGGAAAGCTTGGTTATGGACAAGATGCAGCAAAAGGTGCTGGCCGATTTGAAACAGCCCAGCGAGGCCGAGGCGCAGAGCTACTACAACGCGCACAAGGAGCAGTACCAGGTGCCGGCCCAGTACCAGGTGCGGCACATCCTGATCACGGCCGGCGGATCTGACGGCGGCACCGCCCAGGACCGGGCCAAGGCCAAAGCCACCGCCCTGCAGCTGATTGCCCAGCTGAAAAACGGGGCAGATTTTGCCGAACTGGCCAAAAAATATTCCCAGGATCCGGGCAGTGCTTCCAATGGCGGCCTGTACACGTTTAAAAAAGGTGATGCCGTGCCCGAATTTGAAAAGGCGGCGCTGGCTTTAAAACCCGGTGAAATAACCACCCAGCCCGTGCAGACCGAGTACGGTTATCACATCATTAAAAAGGAAAAAGACATCGCCGGCAAACAGATGACCTTTGCCGAGGTGAAGGATGAAATCATCCAGCAATTGCACAGCGAAGCGGCCCAGAAGAAGCTGGATGAATTTATGCAGGAACTGCGCAAAGCGGCCAAAATAGAGAATAAACTGCCTGAGGCTGGCGAGCAACAACAGTCCGGCGGATCCGAGCAGAAGAAAAAATAG
- the spoVT gene encoding stage V sporulation protein T gives MKATGIVRRIDDLGRVVIPKEIRRTLRIREGDPLEIFVDREGEVILKKYSPIGELGDFAKEYADSLYEALGHIACIADRDTIIAVAGAPKKEYINKPIGSVIEKVMEERKAVIINNPGEDPHCKDCNIVEDGDCKYSSEVIAPIIAEGDPIGAVILASRDPNVKMGEMELKLAETAAGFLAKQMEQ, from the coding sequence ATGAAGGCAACGGGTATCGTCCGCCGCATAGACGATCTGGGCAGAGTGGTGATACCGAAAGAAATCAGGAGGACATTACGGATTCGGGAAGGCGACCCGCTGGAGATCTTTGTTGACCGGGAAGGTGAAGTGATCTTAAAGAAATACTCGCCGATTGGCGAATTGGGTGACTTTGCCAAAGAGTATGCCGATTCCCTCTATGAAGCACTGGGCCATATTGCCTGCATTGCCGACCGGGATACCATCATTGCGGTGGCTGGAGCACCGAAGAAGGAATATATCAACAAGCCCATAGGTTCCGTAATTGAAAAGGTGATGGAAGAGAGAAAGGCTGTGATCATCAACAACCCCGGCGAGGATCCCCACTGCAAGGATTGCAACATCGTGGAGGACGGTGACTGCAAGTATTCCAGTGAGGTGATAGCCCCCATCATTGCCGAGGGTGATCCCATCGGTGCCGTGATCCTGGCTTCCCGCGACCCCAATGTCAAGATGGGCGAAATGGAATTGAAACTGGCCGAAACCGCGGCCGGCTTTCTAGCCAAACAAATGGAGCAGTGA
- the mazG gene encoding nucleoside triphosphate pyrophosphohydrolase, translating into MGVAFSNSNSKLIIAGLGPGSLDLLPPRVLALLQESRYVYLRTAVHPVVADLERMGVKFQTFDHLYQQAASFEEIYQEIAQTLLQRLAAGQSPLVYAVPGHPLVAERSVQILLGQLDRPEVEVVPAMSFLDALYATLKLDPVQGLCVLDGLRLNEQSLDPAQGVVITQVYSRLVAGDIKLFLLEHYPPEHRVTLVQAAGVPGRERVVEVPLAELDHQDWLDHLTSLYVPPLPGQKPRRYPLDPLVQVMADLRSPRGCPWDREQDHASLRRYLLEEAYEVLAAIDSGDMYNLCEELGDLLLQIVFHARIAQENGHFDINDVVRGITEKMVRRHPHVFGDVQVDSSRQVLANWEKIKAREKGVREQELSVLGDIPWHLPALLLSQKMQHKAAKVGFDWPDWRGARDKLREEMGELAQALEQGQDRRVVEEEAGDVLFAAVNLVRLAGVSAEVALLASTRKFVQRFQAVEQMARSAGQNMADCSLEQLDQWWEAVKQTQKNEK; encoded by the coding sequence TTGGGTGTAGCATTTTCAAACTCAAACAGCAAGCTGATCATCGCCGGCCTGGGGCCGGGCAGCCTGGATCTTCTGCCGCCCCGCGTGCTGGCACTGTTACAGGAGAGTCGCTACGTCTACCTGCGCACGGCGGTGCACCCCGTGGTGGCCGACCTGGAGCGGATGGGCGTCAAATTTCAGACCTTTGATCACCTCTACCAGCAGGCGGCCAGTTTTGAGGAGATATATCAGGAAATAGCGCAAACACTGCTGCAGCGGCTGGCGGCAGGGCAATCCCCGCTGGTTTACGCCGTGCCGGGCCATCCCCTGGTGGCCGAGCGCAGTGTGCAGATTTTATTGGGGCAGCTGGACCGGCCGGAAGTGGAAGTTGTGCCGGCTATGAGCTTTCTGGATGCTCTTTATGCCACGCTCAAGCTGGATCCGGTGCAGGGCCTTTGTGTGCTGGACGGTTTGCGCCTTAATGAGCAGAGCCTGGATCCGGCGCAGGGCGTGGTGATCACCCAGGTCTACAGCCGGTTGGTGGCTGGTGATATCAAGCTTTTTCTATTGGAGCACTATCCGCCCGAGCACCGGGTGACGCTGGTCCAGGCGGCCGGTGTGCCGGGCCGGGAGCGGGTGGTGGAAGTACCTCTGGCCGAGCTGGACCACCAGGATTGGCTGGATCATCTCACCAGCCTGTATGTGCCGCCCCTGCCCGGGCAAAAGCCGCGCCGCTATCCCCTGGATCCGCTGGTGCAGGTGATGGCCGACCTGCGCTCTCCCCGCGGTTGCCCCTGGGACAGGGAGCAGGATCACGCCTCCTTACGCCGCTACCTGCTGGAGGAGGCCTACGAAGTGCTGGCGGCCATCGACAGCGGCGATATGTATAATTTATGTGAAGAATTGGGAGACTTGTTACTACAAATTGTTTTCCACGCCCGCATCGCGCAGGAAAACGGTCATTTCGACATCAACGACGTGGTGCGGGGCATAACCGAAAAAATGGTGCGCCGCCACCCGCACGTTTTCGGCGATGTGCAGGTGGACTCCAGCCGCCAGGTGCTGGCCAACTGGGAAAAGATCAAGGCCCGGGAGAAAGGCGTCCGGGAGCAGGAGCTTTCCGTGCTGGGCGATATACCCTGGCACCTGCCGGCTCTGCTTTTGTCCCAGAAGATGCAGCACAAAGCGGCTAAAGTGGGCTTCGACTGGCCCGACTGGCGGGGGGCGCGGGACAAGCTGCGGGAGGAGATGGGCGAGCTGGCACAGGCGCTGGAACAGGGGCAGGACCGGCGGGTGGTGGAAGAGGAAGCCGGCGATGTGCTTTTTGCTGCCGTCAACCTGGTGCGGTTGGCCGGGGTGAGCGCCGAGGTAGCCTTGCTGGCCAGTACCCGCAAATTTGTGCAGCGTTTTCAGGCCGTGGAGCAAATGGCCCGCTCCGCCGGCCAAAATATGGCCGATTGTTCGCTGGAGCAGCTGGATCAGTGGTGGGAAGCTGTAAAACAAACGCAAAAAAACGAAAAATAA
- a CDS encoding HU family DNA-binding protein yields MNKADLISQVAEKAEMTKKDAEKAVSAVLASIEEALVRGEKVQLVGFGTFEIRERAPRKGRNPQTGEEIDIAAARVPVFKPGKVLRDAVSS; encoded by the coding sequence ATGAACAAGGCAGACCTGATCTCGCAGGTGGCCGAAAAGGCGGAAATGACCAAAAAGGACGCCGAGAAAGCGGTTTCCGCCGTGCTGGCCAGCATTGAAGAGGCTTTGGTGCGCGGCGAGAAAGTGCAACTGGTGGGCTTTGGCACTTTTGAAATCCGCGAGAGAGCACCGCGCAAGGGCCGCAACCCGCAAACCGGCGAAGAGATTGACATCGCCGCCGCTCGGGTGCCCGTTTTCAAGCCCGGCAAAGTCCTGCGGGATGCTGTTTCTTCCTGA
- a CDS encoding SpoIID/LytB domain-containing protein, translating into MLCLSRLRFGLIVLLVAAILASAVSCRPGAQKKPAPTRFAKEPEISLYVNETGEKKKIKLEDYVAGVVAAEMEPTWPVNALAAQAILARTFTMENIQAGRVKKLHGTDASTSVEEFQAYDPSRITDNVRKAVQVTRGEVVTYNGKYIKAWFSACDGGISSSAKEGLAYTKTPTPYVKANVRDNCLSITTPENKQWTVRVPLAKVRAAVQKITGKDPGNISQAAIARKGPSGRAETIKLGNVTVGGPALRLALGSEVMRSTLLENIAVQGDQLVMTGRGFGHGVGMCQWGAHLMARQGKSPEEIVKFYYQNVSIDKLYP; encoded by the coding sequence GTGCTTTGTTTGTCCAGGTTAAGATTTGGCTTGATTGTTTTGTTGGTCGCAGCGATTTTGGCCAGTGCTGTTTCCTGTCGGCCCGGCGCGCAGAAGAAACCTGCGCCCACCCGTTTTGCCAAAGAGCCGGAAATCTCGCTTTATGTCAATGAGACCGGTGAGAAGAAAAAAATTAAACTGGAGGATTATGTGGCCGGTGTGGTGGCGGCGGAAATGGAACCCACCTGGCCGGTGAACGCCCTGGCGGCACAGGCGATTCTGGCGCGGACATTTACCATGGAAAACATTCAAGCGGGTCGCGTGAAAAAGTTGCACGGTACCGATGCCTCCACCAGTGTGGAAGAATTCCAGGCCTATGATCCGTCCAGAATTACCGATAATGTGCGCAAAGCGGTGCAGGTGACCCGGGGCGAGGTAGTCACTTACAATGGCAAATATATTAAGGCCTGGTTTTCGGCCTGTGACGGTGGTATATCCAGCTCGGCCAAAGAGGGGCTGGCCTATACCAAAACCCCCACGCCTTATGTAAAAGCCAATGTGCGGGATAACTGCCTTTCCATCACTACGCCCGAGAATAAACAGTGGACGGTCCGTGTGCCACTGGCCAAAGTGCGGGCGGCGGTGCAGAAAATAACGGGTAAGGACCCCGGTAACATCAGCCAGGCCGCCATTGCCCGCAAGGGTCCCAGTGGACGGGCGGAGACCATCAAGCTGGGCAACGTGACGGTGGGTGGCCCGGCGCTGCGCCTGGCCCTGGGCAGTGAAGTGATGCGTTCCACCCTGCTGGAAAACATAGCCGTGCAGGGCGACCAGCTGGTGATGACGGGACGCGGTTTTGGTCACGGTGTGGGCATGTGCCAGTGGGGGGCGCACCTGATGGCCAGGCAGGGCAAATCGCCCGAGGAAATAGTCAAGTTTTATTATCAGAATGTCAGCATTGACAAACTATACCCCTAG
- a CDS encoding acyltransferase family protein — MNRVKGYDLVRTFAIIVVFIAHIVLAQCDNRYIVVAFNSISPGLTMSLLAFISASLLADNKLIRKNFSVFLFRRLTRIYIPVMLCLTFAVILYKYYGLTIQIDHLIYNYLGVGLFFDWLKVPNKALVGGGLWFVTAILIMYILLPVLRLIFEHKNGFWHFIILCLFCVIVNIVTKPPQTSFWNVAISFSLGVYLSVNGLLSKVLNIKLKWSIPLAFLVLVACASSSLGIIPFDMRKIMFPLYPVAFMSIFFKLASCLPVFMESWIKKFSEISFEFYLLQFYFINGSFRMIFGNGYGLLSQIIIGFGVDLLVAVFLAEIGKKLRKAIDSYFLDKTSSIMVR, encoded by the coding sequence ATGAATAGAGTCAAAGGATATGACCTGGTAAGAACGTTTGCTATTATTGTTGTTTTTATTGCCCATATTGTCCTTGCTCAATGCGATAATAGATATATAGTTGTAGCTTTTAATAGTATATCGCCTGGACTTACAATGTCTTTACTGGCATTTATTAGTGCCAGCTTGTTGGCAGACAATAAATTGATAAGAAAGAACTTTTCTGTGTTTCTATTTAGAAGATTGACTAGAATTTATATTCCAGTCATGTTATGTCTTACTTTTGCAGTAATACTTTATAAATATTATGGTTTGACAATACAGATAGATCATCTGATATATAATTATCTTGGTGTAGGGCTCTTTTTCGATTGGTTAAAGGTACCTAATAAAGCACTGGTAGGTGGGGGACTGTGGTTCGTAACGGCAATACTTATAATGTATATTTTACTGCCAGTGTTAAGGCTTATTTTTGAGCACAAAAATGGCTTTTGGCATTTTATTATACTTTGTCTGTTTTGTGTAATAGTAAATATTGTTACCAAACCACCGCAAACTTCGTTTTGGAATGTTGCCATATCGTTCAGTCTTGGGGTATATCTTTCTGTTAACGGCCTGCTTTCCAAAGTCTTGAATATTAAGTTAAAATGGTCAATTCCTTTGGCATTCCTTGTGCTGGTGGCTTGTGCATCATCTTCTTTGGGCATTATTCCTTTTGATATGAGGAAAATAATGTTTCCTTTATATCCTGTAGCGTTTATGTCGATATTTTTTAAATTGGCCAGTTGTTTGCCAGTATTTATGGAAAGTTGGATAAAAAAGTTTAGTGAAATTAGTTTTGAGTTTTATTTGTTGCAATTTTATTTTATAAATGGATCGTTCAGGATGATATTTGGAAATGGTTATGGTCTGTTATCCCAAATTATTATCGGTTTTGGGGTGGATTTGCTTGTAGCAGTTTTTTTGGCTGAGATAGGAAAAAAATTGCGGAAAGCGATAGATTCCTACTTTTTAGACAAAACATCATCAATTATGGTGAGGTGA
- the yabP gene encoding sporulation protein YabP, which translates to MEGLAGGQHSQQLVLENRKKLKVTGVRHVGSFNESEIVLDTVLGVLLLQGENMYITHLNLEEGILEVEGLLHSLVYREAAAASRRGKNILGRIFK; encoded by the coding sequence ATGGAAGGCCTTGCGGGCGGGCAGCACAGCCAGCAACTGGTGCTGGAAAATCGCAAAAAGCTGAAAGTGACCGGTGTGCGTCATGTGGGCAGCTTCAACGAAAGCGAAATCGTCCTGGATACAGTGCTGGGCGTTTTGCTTTTGCAGGGGGAAAATATGTACATTACCCACTTGAATTTGGAAGAAGGTATTCTGGAAGTGGAAGGTCTTTTGCATTCGCTGGTTTACCGGGAGGCGGCAGCAGCTTCCCGCCGGGGGAAAAACATTCTGGGGCGGATATTCAAGTAG
- the yabQ gene encoding spore cortex biosynthesis protein YabQ: MPLDKQLFVLVSAVALGWAAAALYHFWRELTRSGRRSRLWTALSDLLVWLLLLPPVFAGLVLINDGQLRLYVLLLLLLGAVLYYRFFACFLGRFWRRCLVGLARVVLFAGRLIGRAVGLILWPVQLVAGVLSWPLRLITHGAGRLKETVVQKWIRKWKR, from the coding sequence TTGCCCCTGGATAAACAACTGTTTGTGCTTGTGTCTGCGGTGGCGCTGGGCTGGGCGGCAGCAGCCCTCTATCACTTTTGGCGTGAACTGACCCGTTCCGGGCGGCGCAGCCGGCTGTGGACGGCTTTAAGCGATCTGCTGGTCTGGTTGCTGCTTTTACCACCGGTTTTTGCCGGCCTGGTGCTGATAAACGATGGCCAACTGCGCCTGTATGTGTTGCTGCTCCTGCTGCTGGGCGCGGTCCTCTACTATCGCTTTTTCGCCTGTTTTCTGGGGCGCTTTTGGCGGAGGTGCCTGGTCGGCCTGGCCAGGGTTGTTTTATTTGCGGGCCGTTTGATCGGGCGGGCGGTCGGTCTGATCCTGTGGCCGGTGCAGCTGGTAGCCGGCGTGCTGAGCTGGCCGCTGCGGTTGATAACCCATGGGGCGGGCAGATTGAAAGAGACAGTGGTGCAGAAATGGATTAGAAAATGGAAAAGGTAG
- a CDS encoding FtsB family cell division protein, with protein sequence MGRVFRPGLKTLLGIVFVLMVFLALNFCLQFGHLATMQQDVRQIEAQVRELKQKNEELRRQLKQVQSDSYIEQMAREKLGLVKPGETRIITRSGQ encoded by the coding sequence ATGGGAAGAGTGTTTCGCCCCGGACTGAAAACCCTGTTGGGAATAGTTTTTGTATTAATGGTCTTTCTTGCCCTCAATTTTTGTTTGCAATTTGGGCACCTGGCGACCATGCAGCAGGATGTGCGGCAAATTGAGGCCCAGGTGCGCGAGCTGAAACAAAAGAACGAGGAGTTGCGCCGGCAGCTCAAGCAGGTGCAAAGCGACTCATATATCGAGCAAATGGCCCGCGAAAAGCTGGGTCTGGTCAAGCCGGGGGAAACCCGGATCATCACCCGCAGCGGGCAGTAA
- a CDS encoding S1 RNA-binding domain-containing protein yields MPVELGSILEGTVTGITSFGAFVLLPDGVTGLVHISEVAEVYVRDINDFLKINDRVKVKVISVQDNGKVGLSIKQASMTARPSGAPQVGRGYHSRPRGQQTQASFEDKLARFLKESEERQQGLKLHSDSRRGGRGGRRAY; encoded by the coding sequence ATGCCGGTGGAATTGGGCAGCATACTAGAGGGTACCGTTACCGGTATTACCAGTTTTGGCGCTTTTGTGCTCCTGCCGGATGGGGTGACCGGTCTGGTGCACATTTCGGAAGTGGCGGAAGTCTATGTGCGTGACATCAATGATTTTCTCAAGATTAACGACCGGGTGAAAGTGAAGGTAATCTCGGTTCAGGATAACGGCAAGGTGGGTCTTTCCATCAAGCAGGCCAGTATGACTGCCCGTCCATCCGGCGCGCCCCAGGTGGGGAGGGGCTATCACTCCCGGCCACGCGGCCAGCAAACCCAGGCGTCTTTTGAGGATAAGCTGGCCCGCTTTTTAAAAGAGAGTGAAGAAAGGCAGCAGGGCTTGAAACTGCACAGTGATTCCCGCCGTGGTGGTCGCGGGGGACGGCGTGCTTATTAG
- a CDS encoding Ppx/GppA phosphatase family protein → MSNSAETAERVAVIDVGSNSLRLLIADIFGPRSLKRVHFALQTTRLGQGIGGGYLLPEAVQRTLAALQEFQVQVDARGCRKVVVVATSAVRDAANREEFCALVHRTTGWPVRVLRGEEEAFYSYSGVLLAGGFAPGIVVADVGGGSSELTTFRAGQLITRSVPVGAVRMTEGGHSAAEIRRLLSPLVQSLSGEPIDFLVGVGGTATTLAALDQEMVVYQPEKVQGYSLSRARVEEIHRRLAGLTLEERCRLPGLQPARADIIVAGVQIVLLLMELLGARRLVVSEADLLDGLAVEVAAMA, encoded by the coding sequence TTGTCCAATAGTGCTGAAACCGCAGAGCGTGTGGCGGTAATTGATGTGGGCAGCAATTCCCTGCGCCTGCTCATTGCTGACATTTTCGGGCCGCGCAGCTTAAAGCGCGTGCACTTCGCGCTTCAAACCACCCGTTTGGGGCAGGGCATCGGTGGGGGCTATTTGCTGCCTGAGGCTGTGCAGCGCACCCTGGCAGCCCTGCAGGAGTTTCAGGTGCAGGTAGACGCCCGGGGCTGCCGGAAAGTGGTCGTGGTGGCCACCAGCGCGGTGCGTGATGCGGCCAACCGGGAAGAATTCTGCGCCCTGGTGCACCGGACCACAGGCTGGCCGGTGCGCGTGCTGCGGGGCGAGGAGGAAGCATTCTACAGCTACAGCGGCGTGCTGCTGGCCGGAGGCTTTGCTCCGGGCATTGTGGTGGCCGATGTGGGGGGAGGCAGCAGCGAGTTGACCACTTTTCGCGCCGGGCAGCTGATTACCCGCAGTGTGCCCGTGGGGGCGGTGCGCATGACCGAGGGCGGGCACAGCGCGGCGGAGATCCGCCGGTTGCTGAGTCCCCTGGTGCAATCGCTGTCCGGGGAGCCTATTGATTTTCTGGTGGGGGTGGGTGGTACGGCCACCACACTGGCGGCCCTGGACCAGGAGATGGTTGTTTACCAACCGGAAAAAGTGCAGGGGTATAGCTTAAGCCGCGCCCGGGTGGAGGAAATCCACCGCCGTTTGGCCGGTCTTACCCTGGAGGAAAGGTGCCGCCTGCCCGGCCTGCAGCCCGCCCGGGCCGACATAATTGTGGCCGGGGTGCAAATTGTGCTATTGCTCATGGAACTGCTGGGCGCCCGGCGTCTGGTGGTCAGTGAGGCTGATTTGCTGGACGGTTTGGCGGTGGAAGTGGCCGCTATGGCTTGA
- a CDS encoding SpoIIE family protein phosphatase has protein sequence MLSKTDVYPFRREMRAGTAAGRRENPLGLGGVDGKRWLLLSAVGFLLGRAAVLGELTPFAAAFTVVVATGGSWRTWPWAACAVLGMATVLPLNLFWLNAAVLGGLFWLGIFLPPAARQQKYFLPLCSAALLLVLKAAYLAMSGGSSYAYYGVLFEAILLALLVPVVRLFYNTAREFSGVRALSFEESVSLFVLLAGVIAGSSEVHYGPVSLKGLLSRLVVLLAAGLGGGGAGAAAGALVGIVPGALLSAVPYMVGTYAFAGLLAGLGRLAGRPGVITGFLLGNIILTVYVNDMGGLVTYLTESLLAALLFLLLPWPRWQAVLEGLKTGGQNVAGEYENRLRSEIKHCLQNFQLIIQELAQVMTGNRREVPPVEQDGYNKLVQEVGQRVCRRCGMYRNCWERDFYRTSQLITDAFALLERSGSLSADDLPAPLQSRCRRLNEMALAVGCLYETYRLNNYWESRLAEGQEVLLQQLKGAAQMVAALAEDMRWLDGEGLPPQTLKNKLKQMGFPVYELKIYESGPARKEILLTRRRCADGADCRYRLAPVLSELLAGHYTTAGCNAGGKTEPSCRVRFYQDAVLQVETGVAAACRAGEQTCGDSFDFVQLPEGCFAALLSDGTGSGEVAARQSRGLINLMVHMLQAGLPLDTALQTVNGLMLMGQQDRFATLDIMLLDLYRGTARFYKLAAPPALLVRGRRVFPIGLPGVPPGVVGNLEVVGQHKQLQEGDLVVMVTDGVWETGGGMEWLEETLPEIAHLKPEEVAELLLNLARGRVSGLGHGDDMTVLVLRVSAK, from the coding sequence TTGTTATCCAAAACCGATGTATACCCTTTCCGGAGGGAAATGCGGGCCGGTACGGCCGCCGGGCGACGGGAAAACCCACTCGGGCTGGGCGGGGTGGATGGAAAAAGATGGTTGTTGCTTTCTGCCGTGGGATTCCTGCTGGGCCGGGCGGCCGTGCTGGGTGAACTGACGCCCTTTGCCGCCGCTTTTACAGTGGTTGTAGCGACTGGCGGCTCCTGGCGCACCTGGCCCTGGGCGGCCTGTGCCGTGCTGGGCATGGCCACGGTCTTGCCGTTAAACCTGTTCTGGCTTAATGCCGCTGTGCTGGGCGGGCTTTTTTGGCTGGGCATATTTTTGCCACCCGCGGCCAGGCAGCAAAAATATTTCTTACCCCTGTGCAGTGCTGCTCTATTGCTGGTTTTGAAGGCAGCCTACCTGGCAATGAGTGGCGGCAGCAGTTACGCTTACTATGGTGTGCTTTTTGAAGCCATCCTGCTGGCCTTGCTGGTGCCCGTGGTGCGCTTGTTTTACAACACGGCGCGGGAATTCAGCGGCGTACGCGCCTTGAGTTTTGAGGAAAGTGTCAGTTTGTTCGTGCTGCTGGCGGGGGTGATTGCCGGCAGCAGCGAGGTGCACTATGGTCCGGTCAGCCTGAAAGGCTTGCTCTCCCGTTTGGTGGTGCTGCTGGCGGCCGGCCTGGGTGGCGGTGGAGCGGGGGCGGCCGCGGGGGCCCTGGTGGGCATTGTGCCCGGAGCACTGCTCAGTGCTGTTCCCTATATGGTGGGCACTTACGCCTTTGCCGGACTGCTGGCCGGTTTGGGTCGCCTGGCCGGTCGCCCCGGCGTGATCACCGGCTTTTTGCTGGGCAATATTATTCTGACCGTGTATGTGAACGATATGGGCGGCCTGGTTACCTACCTGACCGAGTCCTTGCTTGCCGCACTGTTATTTTTACTGCTGCCCTGGCCCAGGTGGCAGGCGGTGCTGGAGGGGCTGAAAACGGGCGGGCAAAATGTTGCCGGGGAGTATGAAAACCGCCTGCGAAGTGAAATCAAACATTGCCTGCAGAACTTTCAATTGATTATTCAGGAACTGGCCCAGGTCATGACGGGGAACAGGCGGGAGGTTCCGCCGGTCGAACAGGATGGTTATAATAAGTTGGTGCAGGAAGTGGGGCAGAGGGTCTGCCGGCGCTGCGGCATGTACCGCAATTGCTGGGAAAGGGACTTTTATCGCACCAGCCAGTTAATCACCGATGCTTTTGCTCTGCTGGAGCGCAGCGGTTCCCTTTCCGCCGATGACCTGCCCGCTCCCCTGCAGTCCCGCTGCCGGCGGCTGAATGAAATGGCCCTGGCCGTCGGTTGTCTTTACGAAACCTATCGTTTGAACAATTACTGGGAGAGCCGGCTGGCCGAAGGGCAGGAAGTGCTCCTGCAGCAGCTGAAAGGGGCGGCGCAGATGGTAGCCGCCCTGGCCGAGGACATGCGCTGGCTGGACGGGGAGGGGCTGCCGCCCCAGACGCTGAAAAACAAGCTCAAACAGATGGGCTTTCCCGTCTACGAGCTGAAAATATATGAAAGCGGTCCGGCGCGCAAAGAGATCCTGCTCACCCGCCGGCGCTGTGCGGACGGGGCGGATTGTCGCTACCGCCTGGCTCCGGTGCTTTCGGAGCTTTTGGCCGGCCATTACACTACAGCGGGTTGTAATGCCGGCGGGAAAACCGAACCCAGCTGCCGGGTGCGCTTTTATCAGGATGCGGTGCTGCAGGTGGAAACCGGAGTGGCAGCGGCCTGCCGGGCGGGCGAGCAGACCTGTGGCGACAGTTTTGACTTTGTGCAGTTGCCTGAGGGCTGCTTTGCAGCGCTGCTCAGCGACGGTACGGGGAGCGGTGAGGTGGCCGCCCGCCAGAGCAGGGGGCTGATCAATTTAATGGTGCACATGCTGCAGGCCGGGTTGCCCCTGGATACAGCCCTGCAGACGGTCAACGGCCTGATGTTAATGGGCCAGCAGGACCGCTTTGCCACCCTGGACATTATGCTGCTGGATCTGTACCGGGGTACGGCGCGTTTCTATAAACTGGCGGCACCGCCCGCCCTGCTGGTGCGCGGTCGCCGGGTGTTCCCCATCGGATTGCCCGGTGTGCCGCCCGGAGTGGTGGGCAACCTGGAAGTGGTGGGGCAGCACAAGCAGTTGCAGGAAGGTGACCTGGTGGTCATGGTGACCGATGGGGTCTGGGAGACCGGTGGAGGAATGGAGTGGCTGGAGGAGACCCTGCCCGAGATCGCCCATTTGAAACCCGAAGAGGTGGCCGAGTTGCTATTGAATCTGGCTCGCGGGCGGGTCAGCGGGTTGGGGCACGGCGATGACATGACCGTGCTGGTGTTGCGGGTGAGTGCGAAATGA